A single genomic interval of Juglans regia cultivar Chandler chromosome 1, Walnut 2.0, whole genome shotgun sequence harbors:
- the LOC108987252 gene encoding uncharacterized protein LOC108987252 gives MPAMEGFDLFLFSLSRAFCGPLAVFVQIQGCMICLTLAIGWAFAAYVRNREINQMKDSMRRGNSFAFLYHDINELEHAKQVNLPRVSVVMPLKGFGEHNLHNWRSQVTSLYGGPVEFLFVVESTEDPAYHPVSLLISDFKDEVDAKIIVAGLSTTCSQKIHNQLVGVEKMHNESKYVLFLDDDVRLHPGTIGALTAEMEKNPDIFIQTGYPLDLPSGSLGSYCIYEYHMPCSMGFATGGKTFFLWGGCMMMHADDFRFDRFGVLSGLRDGGYSDDMTLAAIAGAHKRLITSPPVAVFPHPLASDLTFPRYWNYLRKQTFVLESYTTKVNWIMNRALFTTHCYLSWGFVAPYIMSLIHITAALRVYIKGYSLEETTLTSAGLLLVSCLALCTAIELLSMWNLTRIEVHLCNMLSPEASRLSLTSYNWGRVFIAMIVDNFLYPISAIRSHFSQSINWSGIRYHLKNGKIFKIERSRDMGPVFTDLGGKNLYGKKGAPPQVSFLGSLARTIAQWRQPKKYDV, from the exons ATGCCTGCAATGGAGGGTTTCGACTTGTTCCTCTTCTCTCTAAGCAGAGCCTTCTGTGGTCCTCTTGCTGTTTTCGTTCAGATCCAG GGATGCATGATCTGCTTAACTCTTGCTATTGGGTGGGCTTTTGCAGCTTATGTCAG GAATAGGGAGATCAACCAAATGAAAGATAGTATGCGGCGTGGCAATAGCTTTGCTTTTCTTTATCACGATATTAATGAACTTGAGCACGCTAAACAGGTCAATCTGCCCAGAGTGTCAGTTGTTATGCCTTTAAAGGGTTTTGGAGAGCACAATCTACACAATTGGAGAAGTCAG GTAACTTCCCTTTATGGCGGTCCTGTAGAATTTCTTTTTGTGGTGGAAAGTACAGAAGACCCTGCTTACCATCCTGTATCTTTGTTAATATCAGATTTTAAG GATGAAGTTGATGCTAAGATTATTGTAGCTGGTTTGTCCACAACTTGTAGTCAGAAAATTCACAATCAGTTG GTTGGAGTGGAGAAAATGCATAATGAGAGcaaatatgtattatttttggATGATGATGTTAGGCTGCACCCTGGTACAATTGGAGCTCTCACCGCTGAGATGGAAAAAAATCCTGAT ATATTTATTCAAACTGGATACCCTCTGGATTTACCTTCCGGAAGTTTAGGGAGTTACTGCATATATGAATATCATATG CCTTGTTCAATGGGATTTGCTACTGGTGGAAAAACATTCTTTCTGTGGGGAGGGTGCATGATG ATGCATGCTGATGATTTTAGATTTGACCGCTTTGGTGTGCTCTCGGGACTTCGAGATGGTGGATACTCTGATGATATGACTCTTGCAGCTATAGCTG GAGCTCATAAGAGGCTCATTACATCACCTCCAGTTGCCGTATTTCCTCATCCCCTTGCAAGCGATCTTACTTTCCCAAG GTATTGGAATTACTTGAGGAAGCAAACATTTGTTTTGGAGTCATACACAACAAAGGTTAACTGGATAATGAATCGTGCATTGTTTACTACCCACTGCTACCTGTCATGGGGATTTGTAGCACCATACATTATGTCTTTGATTCATATCACTGCTGCACTTAGAGTTTACATTAAGGGGTATTCACTCGAGGAAACTACCTTGACTTCTGCTG GGTTGTTATTGGTAAGCTGCCTAGCTCTATGCACTGCCATAGAACTTCTTTCAATGTGGAATTTGACAAGGATTGAAGTTCATTTATGCAACATGTTATCTCCTGAGGCATCCCGACTCTCACTTACTTCTTACAACTGGGGTCGT GTATTCATTGCGATGATAGTGGATAACTTTTTATACCCTATCTCTGCAATTCgttctcatttttctcagtcTATCAATTGGTCTGGTATCCGTTATCATTTGAAGAATGGAAAGATATTCAAG ATTGAAAGAAGCAGGGATATGGGTCCAGTTTTTACGGACTTGGGAGGAAAGAACTTATATGGGAAGAAAGGAGCTCCTCCCCAAGTCTCGTTCCTCGGTTCATTGGCCAGAACTATAGCTCAGTGGCGCCAGCCTAAGAAATATGACgtctag
- the LOC108987249 gene encoding cytochrome B5-like protein, whose amino-acid sequence MMIVVLVLILGFLLGFLFLIPRDRKSGSTKKVETNASNKKASSIYSKSEVSLHNKKTDCWIIIKDKVYDVTSYVEEHPGGDAILAHAGDDSTEGFYGPQHATRVFDMIDDFYIGDLER is encoded by the exons ATGATGATAGTTGTACTAGTATTGATTCTGGGGTTCTTGTTGGGATTTCTGTTTTTGATCCCACGAGACCGTAAATCTG GTAGTACGAAAAAGGTTGAGACAAATGCTAGCAATAAGAAG GCATCCAGCATCTACAGTAAATCTGAAGTCTCGTTGCATAACAAGAAAACTGATTGCTGGATCATCATCAAGGACAAg GTTTATGATGTTACCTCATACGTAGAGGAACATCCAGGTGGTGATGCCATCTTAGCACATGCTGGTGATGATTCAACTGAAGGTTTTTACGG GCCACAGCATGCTACCCGAGTATTTGATATGATCGATGATTTTTACATTGGAGATCTGGAGCGGTAA
- the LOC108987245 gene encoding mitochondrial import inner membrane translocase subunit TIM17-2-like: MGTPETSREPCPDRILDDVGGAFAMGAVGGSAFHFLKGIYNSPTGARLVGGSQAVRLNAPRVGGSFAVWGGLFSAFDCTMVYVRQKEDPWNSIVAGAATGGFLSMRQGLPASARSAAFGGVLLALIEGAGIMLNRIFSAQQQMPMVIEEPPPNMPALPAFMGQSPGLPQALPTPEPASAAGSSSDSGSGWLGGWFGGAKKKDSVATTSGSETKILESFDAPPVPSFEYK, from the coding sequence ATGGGGACGCCGGAGACATCTAGAGAGCCCTGCCCGGATCGTATCCTCGACGATGTTGGTGGCGCCTTCGCTATGGGAGCTGTCGGCGGCTCGGCCTTCCACTTCCTGAAGGGAATCTACAATTCCCCCACAGGGGCCCGCCTTGTAGGTGGCTCCCAGGCCGTGCGCCTCAACGCCCCGCGCGTCGGCGGAAGCTTTGCCGTCTGGGGTGGCCTCTTCTCCGCCTTCGACTGCACCATGGTATACGTCCGCCAGAAGGAAGACCCCTGGAACTCAATCGTGGCCGGCGCCGCCACCGGTGGATTCCTGTCCATGCGCCAGGGCCTCCCCGCCTCGGCTCGATCGGCTGCTTTCGGAGGAGTCCTCCTGGCTCTCATCGAAGGAGCCGGGATCATGCTCAACCGTATATTCAGCGCGCAGCAACAGATGCCCATGGTCATCGAAGAGCCCCCACCCAATATGCCTGCTCTTCCTGCCTTCATGGGCCAGTCACCAGGCCTGCCTCAGGCCCTGCCCACGCCTGAGCCGGCGTCGGCAGCTGGATCTTCTTCGGATTCTGGTTCGGGTTGGCTCGGAGGCTGGTTTGGCGGAGCAAAGAAAAAAGATTCGGTAGCAACTACTAGCGGAAGCGAGACGAAGATCTTGGAAAGTTTCGATGCGCCACCGGTGCCGAGTTTTGAGTACAAGTGA